GGGGCTTTACCAAAACCTGATGATTTCCTGAACCAAGGACGAACATCGCTGTACGGGCGCTTTACTCACTCTCCCGGCGTAGCGCTTTCACCAGAGAAACGTCACTGGTGAGGAACGGACTTGCCCCCCAGGGCAGACGGGCTCTAGCCGTAGCTCCGCGCCGGCGCCGGCCCCACCGCCCCCGCCACCGCCTCGGCCAGGGCCTCGACCTCGGCGGCGGTGAGGCCCGAGACGGTGAGCCGGATCGCCGGCCCCGCGTCCATCCGGAAGCGGGCGCCCGGTGCGACCGCCCAGCCCGAGGCGAGCAGCCGGGCCACCGCGCCGGTCTCGTCGGATACCGGCACCCAGACGTTCATGCCGGCCCGCCCGTGCGCCTCGACGCCGCGCCGGGCCAGGGCCCGCACGAGCCCGTCGCGCCGCTTGCCGTACGCGCGGGCGACGACGGCCGGGTCCACCGCGCCCGTGGCCCAGAGGTGGGCGACGGTCCGCTGGAGCAGCCTGCTGACCCAGCCGGGGCCGAGCCGCTGCCGTCCGAGCACCCGGTCGACGGTCTCGGCGTCGCCGGTGAAGGCGGCGATCCGCAGGTCGGGCCCGTAGGCCTTGGCCACCGAACGGACGAGCACCCAGCGGTCGGTGACGCCGGCCAGCGGGTGGAGGGGCTGCGCGACGAAGCCGTGCCCGTGGTCGTCCTCGACGAGCAGCACGCCGGGGTGCGCGGCGAGGACGCGCCGCAGCTCCCGGGCCCGGTCCTCGGTGACACAGGCCCCCGTCGGGTTCTGCGCCCGGTCGGTGACGATCACGGCCCGCGCCCCGTCCTGTCGGATCGCCCGCTCGACCGCCTCGGGGAGCGGGCCCTCGTCGTCGACGGCGACCGGCACCGGGCGCAGCCCGAGCGCGGGCACGAGGTCGAGGAGGCTGCCCCAGCCCGGGTCCTCGACGGCGACGGCGTCACCGGGCCTGAGGTGGGCGGCGAGCACCCGCTCGACGGCGTCGAGGGAGCTGGAGGTGACGCCGATCGGCCCGGCGGGCACGCCGTCCGCGTCGAAGGCGGCGCGGGCGAGGCGGCCGAACTCCTCGTCGACGGGGGCCTCTCCGTACATCCCGGGCCGCTCGGCGTACCGCCGGGCGACCTCCGCGAAGGCCTCGCCGAGGGGTGGCAGCAGGGTGGGGTCGGGGTTGCCCTTGCCCACGTCCCGGACCCCGGCGGGGGCCTCCACGCGGATCGAGCCGCGCGCGGTCGTGGCGGGGCGCGGCCGCACCCGGCTGCCGCGCCGGCCGTCCGTCTCGATGACCCCGCGCTCGCGCAGGGTGCGGTAGGCGGCGGCGACGGTGTTCGGGTTCACACCGAGCGTGAGCGCCAATTCCCGCATGGGCGGCAGCAGTTGGCCGGGCTGCAGCGCGCCCGCGCCCACGCCCCGCTCGACGCTGGCGGCGATGTCCGATGCGCGACGACCTTCGATCCGATACTCTCCTAGCACAAACAAGATTATGCACTAGCGCAATGGAGTACGCAATGAGCGCCGCCGCCGACACGAGCACCACTCCCGACACGTCCGCGCCGAGCGACACCTACACGCCGACCGACCGCACGGTGCCCACGCGCTCCCGGCAGCGCGCCTCGTACGACAAGGACCTCGTCCACTCGATACTCGACGAGGCCTACGTCTGCCACCTCGGCTTCGTCCGCGACGGCGCGCCGGTCGTCCTGCCGACGCTGTTCGGCCGGGTCGGCGAGCGGCTCTACGTCCACGGCTCCACCGGCTCGCGGCCGCTGCGCGCGGCCGGCGACGGCGTGGCGGCCCCCGGTCTGCCCGTCTGCCTGACCGTGACGCACGTCGACGGCCTCGTGCTCGCCCGCTCCGCCTTCCACCACTCGCTCAACTACCGCTCGGTCGTCGTCCACGGCACCGCCCACCAGGTCACCGACCCGGACGAGCTGCGGACGGCCCTCGACGCCCTCGTGGACCACGTCGTCCCCGGCCGCTCCGCCGACTCGCGCCCCGGGAACGCCAAGGAGATCGCCGCCACCGCCGTGATCCGGCTCGACCTGGACGAGGTCTCGGCGAAGGTCCGCACCGGCGGCCCCAACGACGACCCCGAGGACCTCGGCCTCCCGTACTGGTCGGGTGTGATCCCCGTCCAGGGCGGCTACGGCACCCCGGTCCCGTCCGACGACCTCGACCCGTCCGTCGCCCTGCCCTCCTACCTCACCGCGCTCTGACCCGGCGCCCCGCACAGGAAGGACGGACCGACGATGCTGATCCACCCCTGGGACGCCGCACATGACGAGGGCGAGTGGCGCGACTGGCTCTCCCGGCACGACTTCGGCCAGCTCGCCGTCAACGGCCTGGCCGGCGAGCCGCCGTGGGTGCAGCCGCTGCACTTCCGGTACGAGCCCGAGCCCGGCCCGTACGGCCGCGCCCTGGCCCACCTGGCGCGCCCCAACCCGCTCTGGCGCGCCCTGGAGGCCGGCCCGACGGTGCTCCTGAGCGTGGTGGACGACTACGTCTACGTGCCGGGGCACTGGACGGCCCCCGAGGGCGCCCCGTCCGAGCACGGGACCCCGACCTCGTACTACGCGGCCGTCCAACTGCGCTGCACCGCGCGCGTGGTCGACGATCCGGCGGAGAAGGCCGCGCTGCTCAACCGCCAGGTGGCCCACTTCCAGCCGGAGGGCGGCACCGCGTCCGTCGCCCCGGGCGAGGCCCCGTTCGGCCGCATGCTGCCGGGCATCCGGGTGCTGAGCCTGGAGGTGACCGACGTACGGGCGAAGTTCAAGTACGCGGGCAACAAGCCCCAGGAGGTCCAGGACCGGATCTCGGAGCGGCTCGCCGAACGGGCGGGCCCCGGCGACCTGAACGCCCTGGCCCACCAGCGGCGCCGCCGTACGAACGGATGAGACCGGTGGGGGCGGGTTATGAGAACACCCGCCCCCACCGCGGATCTCCTACGCCGCCACCGGCTCCCGCCGGCGCGCCTCCATCGCCGTCCGCGCCTCCGCGAGGGCGAGGCCCGTCACGGCGGCGAGCAGCAGCAGCGTGCCGAGGACGATCGCCGCGGTGAGCCGCTCGCCGAGCAGCGAGACCGCGATCAGGGCCGCGCTCACCGGCTCCAGGAGCATGATCACGGAGACGGTGGCCGCCCGGACGACGGCCGCCCCGGCGAAGTACAGCGCATAGGCGAGTGCGGTCGGCACCGCCGCCACGTACACCAGCAGCAGCACCACGCTCACCGGCGCGTCGGTGTGCGGGACGAGCCCCTCCGCGAGCGCCGCCGGCAGCAGCCCGACCGCGCCGATGGCGAAGGCCCAGGTGGTCGTCGCCAGGGCGTCCGTACCGCCGCCGTCACGGCCGAGCCACCGGGTGAGCAGGGTGATCGCCGCGTATCCGGCCGCCGAGACCACCGCGAGGACGACGCCGAGGGGACGTACCTCCGCGGCCCCGCCGCCGAGGACGAGGACGAAGAGTCCGGCGAGCGCTCCGGCGACCGCGGCGATCCCGCCGCGGCCGAGCCGCTCCCCCATGGTGAGCCGGGCCCCGATCGCGATGAGGACGGGTCCCGCGCCCAGGGTGACGACGGTGCCGACCGCGAGGCCGGTGGCCTCGACGGCGGCGAAGTACGCGCTCTGGAAGACGGTGAGACCGATGCCCGTGCCGAGGATGCGGGCCGTCCGCCGGCCGCGCGCTTCCGGCTCGGTGCGGGCGGCCGCCCGCCGGGGCCGCAGCGCCAGCGCGCCGAGCAGCAGGGCGAGGCCGCCGACGCAGCGCCAGAAGGAGAGGGCGAGCGGGCCCATGTCGCTGACGCGGAAGATCAGCGAGGCGGCGGCGCCGGCCGTGCCCCAGGCGATGCCGGCGACGATCAGATAGAGGAGGCTCCGCCCGACGGACAGGGCGGATCCCGAGGAGTTCGACACGTGAGTTCTCCGTGGAAGACAGGAGTGAAAGGTGGTCGCTGGGCTCCGCGCGCGGGCAGCGACGAACCGCTCGGCGGCGAGGAATCGCCGGCCGAGCCCGGTCTTCGTCGAGGAGAGTCTCCGCGCGCGCTAGGCGACGGGAGGCGGAAGCACGGTGGAATGCATGGTCGGCACCCTACGAGGCGGTCCGACCGGCGGGCAACTGCGCGTCCCGCTCCGTGGACCCGTCCGCTCCGGTCGCCGGACCGGAGCCGGCCACCGGCTCGCTCGGGGGTGCCTTCGGTGTCGAGGACTGGGCGATGAAGGCCCCGACCAGGACCACGGCACCGCCGATGATCTGCGGCGCGTCCAGGTGCTCGCCGAGCAGGATCCAGGCCAGGACGGTCGCGACGACCGCCTCCAGACAGGCCACGACACCGGCCACCTGCGGGGAGAGCCGGCGCACCGAGATGACGCCGGTGACGTACGCGAGGACGGTGGCGATCAGCACGATCCAGCCGAGCAGCAGCCACGCGGGGACGCTGGTCCCGTCCATGTCGGCCCGTCCGCCGAGGACGCCCCAGTCCATGCCCCAGGGCCGGGCCACCAGCGTGAGGACGAGCGCGCCGATGAGGAGTCCGTACGCGATGACGCCCAGCGGATCCGCCTGCTCGGCCTCGTCGGCGCCCTGGTCGGAGAGGACGAAGTAGCCGACCTGGCAGCAGGCGGCGGCGAGGGCCAGGAGCAGGCCGACGAGGTCGAAGCTCAGCCCGGACCAGACCTGCACGACGCAGGCGAGGCCGCCGGCGGCGAGGACGACGCCGAGGGCGGCGGCGCGGGTGACGGGACGGCGCTGGACGAAGCGGACCCAGCCGAGGACGAGGGCGGGGGCGAGGTACTCGATGAGGAGGGCGACGCCGACGGGGATGCGGGAGATCGAGGCGAAGTAGAAGGCCTGGACTCCGGCGACGGCGAGCAGGCCGAAGCCCACGAGGAGGGCCGGTTTGCGGCGCAGCAGGTCGCGGTGGCGCCAGGCCACCGGCAGCATGACGAGCGCGGCGCCGGCGACCCGGAGCCACACCACGTGGAGCGGGTCGAGTCCCGCCTCGATGAGCGGCTTGGCCGCCACTCCTGAACCACCGAATGCGAAGGCCGAGGCCAGGGCGAGTCCCAGGCCGGCGCTTCTCCCCTGAGACGCGTGCATCGGGCCATCATGACAGGACGCCGTCAGGGGCGTAACCCCCGTTACACCTGTTGAGACGGCTCCTCGTCGCGGGCGGCCAGAAGGGCGGCGGCACGGGCGCCCAGCGCGGCCGGTTCGACCCCCGCGCGGCGCAGCACCTCGACGGCCCGGCTCTCGGGATCGGCGGCGACGGCGGCGAGCAGATCGAGGCCGCGGGCCTGGGGTTCGCCCCGCTCGGCGGCCCGCCGGAAGGCGGCTTCCAGGGCGGCGGCAGCGGCCGGCGACCAGGGGGAAGGCCGGGTGCCGGCGGGTTCGGCACCGCGCGCGGCGGGAAGCAGGCGCCGGACCGCCGACTCCTCCTCCGTACGCTGCCAGCGCAGGCCGTAGCCGATGGACCGCTGGACGAGGTAGCCGAGGACGCGGGCCGGCTGATGGCCGCCCTCGAAGGCGGCGCCGACCTCGGGGTCGGATTCGACGAGCGAGTGCAGGAGGTGGGCGGTGTCGATCTGACGGTCGCCGTCCCTGAGGGCTCTGCGGCGCGCACCCGAGACCACCGTCGCGAGCGACGGGGTCAGGAAGGGCGCGAGCTCCGCGCGCGGGGCGACGGAGGACGGGAGCGGCTGAGGGCGCGGGACGGGATGGTGCACCCTCCCACCTCATCAGGCCCGGACGGCCGGAACATCACCGGGGAGAAGCATGTCCG
This is a stretch of genomic DNA from Streptomyces sp. R44. It encodes these proteins:
- a CDS encoding aminotransferase class I/II-fold pyridoxal phosphate-dependent enzyme, which codes for MLGEYRIEGRRASDIAASVERGVGAGALQPGQLLPPMRELALTLGVNPNTVAAAYRTLRERGVIETDGRRGSRVRPRPATTARGSIRVEAPAGVRDVGKGNPDPTLLPPLGEAFAEVARRYAERPGMYGEAPVDEEFGRLARAAFDADGVPAGPIGVTSSSLDAVERVLAAHLRPGDAVAVEDPGWGSLLDLVPALGLRPVPVAVDDEGPLPEAVERAIRQDGARAVIVTDRAQNPTGACVTEDRARELRRVLAAHPGVLLVEDDHGHGFVAQPLHPLAGVTDRWVLVRSVAKAYGPDLRIAAFTGDAETVDRVLGRQRLGPGWVSRLLQRTVAHLWATGAVDPAVVARAYGKRRDGLVRALARRGVEAHGRAGMNVWVPVSDETGAVARLLASGWAVAPGARFRMDAGPAIRLTVSGLTAAEVEALAEAVAGAVGPAPARSYG
- a CDS encoding pyridoxamine 5'-phosphate oxidase family protein, with product MSAAADTSTTPDTSAPSDTYTPTDRTVPTRSRQRASYDKDLVHSILDEAYVCHLGFVRDGAPVVLPTLFGRVGERLYVHGSTGSRPLRAAGDGVAAPGLPVCLTVTHVDGLVLARSAFHHSLNYRSVVVHGTAHQVTDPDELRTALDALVDHVVPGRSADSRPGNAKEIAATAVIRLDLDEVSAKVRTGGPNDDPEDLGLPYWSGVIPVQGGYGTPVPSDDLDPSVALPSYLTAL
- a CDS encoding FMN-binding negative transcriptional regulator, with amino-acid sequence MLIHPWDAAHDEGEWRDWLSRHDFGQLAVNGLAGEPPWVQPLHFRYEPEPGPYGRALAHLARPNPLWRALEAGPTVLLSVVDDYVYVPGHWTAPEGAPSEHGTPTSYYAAVQLRCTARVVDDPAEKAALLNRQVAHFQPEGGTASVAPGEAPFGRMLPGIRVLSLEVTDVRAKFKYAGNKPQEVQDRISERLAERAGPGDLNALAHQRRRRTNG
- a CDS encoding DMT family transporter produces the protein MSNSSGSALSVGRSLLYLIVAGIAWGTAGAAASLIFRVSDMGPLALSFWRCVGGLALLLGALALRPRRAAARTEPEARGRRTARILGTGIGLTVFQSAYFAAVEATGLAVGTVVTLGAGPVLIAIGARLTMGERLGRGGIAAVAGALAGLFVLVLGGGAAEVRPLGVVLAVVSAAGYAAITLLTRWLGRDGGGTDALATTTWAFAIGAVGLLPAALAEGLVPHTDAPVSVVLLLVYVAAVPTALAYALYFAGAAVVRAATVSVIMLLEPVSAALIAVSLLGERLTAAIVLGTLLLLAAVTGLALAEARTAMEARRREPVAA
- a CDS encoding DMT family transporter, coding for MHASQGRSAGLGLALASAFAFGGSGVAAKPLIEAGLDPLHVVWLRVAGAALVMLPVAWRHRDLLRRKPALLVGFGLLAVAGVQAFYFASISRIPVGVALLIEYLAPALVLGWVRFVQRRPVTRAAALGVVLAAGGLACVVQVWSGLSFDLVGLLLALAAACCQVGYFVLSDQGADEAEQADPLGVIAYGLLIGALVLTLVARPWGMDWGVLGGRADMDGTSVPAWLLLGWIVLIATVLAYVTGVISVRRLSPQVAGVVACLEAVVATVLAWILLGEHLDAPQIIGGAVVLVGAFIAQSSTPKAPPSEPVAGSGPATGADGSTERDAQLPAGRTAS
- a CDS encoding Clp protease N-terminal domain-containing protein; translated protein: MHHPVPRPQPLPSSVAPRAELAPFLTPSLATVVSGARRRALRDGDRQIDTAHLLHSLVESDPEVGAAFEGGHQPARVLGYLVQRSIGYGLRWQRTEEESAVRRLLPAARGAEPAGTRPSPWSPAAAAALEAAFRRAAERGEPQARGLDLLAAVAADPESRAVEVLRRAGVEPAALGARAAALLAARDEEPSQQV